A genomic window from Plutella xylostella chromosome 23, ilPluXylo3.1, whole genome shotgun sequence includes:
- the LOC125490430 gene encoding uncharacterized protein LOC125490430: MCFRCLRSTHRRYTCKAKPCGISGCNLRHHKLLHHEAAKKEEKHEEVTASTTEKPTVSANKSERRRAYLKIAPVVLTGPHSSIETYALFDEGSTITIIDAGVANSLGLDGPTDPMWVQGVSGKEVRHSKSKKVDFTIRGKHTQEEFKLEDARTVKKLDFITQTVKKEEVDDCSHLSDIQEELAYEGASPKLLIGQDNWDLIVSREVREGRRDQPVASRTQLGWVLHGCRTTQSKPINFCGHITSAVESMDKMMKHCFELESLSIEARKPTTDPEEQAMRKLEEESRRLPDGRFETRLLWKRENEKIPNNRQDALKRLCSLERKLDRDPELKKKYEECMENMLKSGYAEPATTLPTQDRTWYLTHFAVFNPKKKKIRLLHDAEAKSHGRSLNDMLLTGPDLLQSLPGVVMRFRQHPYAISADIKGMFMQIRIKECDRDSLRFPWRGDRREGTPDEYRMTSVIFGESSSPCTALFIMNRNARDFADTHPVAVRAIEKNHYMDDYLQSFTSVGEAQHVTKTVDEIHRQAGFELRGWASNERRVLRHLMTDPGTATIDIGGSKIEKALGLMWHVHEDNVGFRLNTHNTPAEVLRVDRPPSKPPPAAAYWRMQRADGSVKVTLAMAKNRVAPIKPTSIPRLELQAAVLGTRISNKIRSEHDYEDITRRVFRSDSRTVLAWIRAEPRTFKTFVAHMLAVIEECTKKSEWRWVPTAENVADDATRATPHDFDRPEFLRHSEEHWPTENKEPVPKTGEEKESCTVVSLGHTWKNARKQESTTALEASSTGGRGGCRSTYRYSNTGGSHTAPAANRRSATWSSCATPKNSATPGPEDQSQLSTQRRTTSCGSSTPLRETGTCCVDQRRGSSCCQ; the protein is encoded by the coding sequence ATGTGCTTCCGCTGCCTACGTAGCACGCATCGCCGCTACACATGCAAAGCGAAGCCCTGCGGTATCTCCGGCTGTAACCTGCGCCACCACAAGCTCCTACATCATGAAGCCGCGAAGAAAGAAGAGAAGCACGAAGAAGTCACCGCGTCCACGACAGAGAAGCCGACCGTCTCAGCGAACAAGAGCGAGCGCCGCCGCGCTTACTTGAAAATAGCGCCCGTGGTACTTACTGGCCCTCACTCCAGTATAGAAACCTACGCACTGTTCGACGAGGGAAGCACCATCACGATCATCGACGCGGGCGTGGCCAACTCTCTCGGTCTCGACGGCCCCACGGATCCGATGTGGGTGCAAGGAGTCAGCGGCAAAGAAGTTCGACACTCGAAGAGCAAGAAAGTCGACTTCACCATACGGGGCAAGCACACACAAGAAGAGTTCAAGCTTGAAGACGCACGCACAGTCAAGAAGCTCGACTTCATCACTCAGACGGTGAAGAAAGAAGAAGTCGATGACTGCAGCCACCTGAGCGACATTCAAGAAGAACTTGCCTACGAAGGGGCATCGCCGAAACTACTCATCGGCCAGGACAACTGGGACTTAATTGTCTCGAGGGAAGTCCGAGAAGGCCGCCGTGACCAGCCTGTGGCATCTCGCACACAGCTCGGCTGGGTACTGCACGGCTGCCGCACCACACAGAGCAAACCGATCAACTTCTGCGGGCACATCACGAGCGCGGTAGAGTCAATGGATAAAATGATGAAACACTGCTTCGAACTGGAGTCCCTGAGCATCGAAGCGAGAAAACCGACGACAGATCCAGAAGAACAAGCCATGAGAAAACTGGAAGAGGAAAGTCGCCGGCTGCCCGATGGTCGCTTCGAAACTCGGTTGTTATGGAAACGAGAAAATGAGAAAATACCTAACAACCGTCAAGACGCACTGAAACGACTCTGCAGCCTCGAACGCAAGCTCGACCGTGACCCAGAACTCAAGAAGAAATATGAAGAGTGCATGGAGAATATGCTGAAGTCCGGATACGCCGAGCCCGCCACCACACTCCCGACACAAGACAGAACGTGGTACCTGACGCACTTTGCCGTCTTCAAccccaagaagaagaagataagACTGCTGCACGACGCCGAAGCGAAGTCACATGGACGCAGCCTGAACGACATGCTGCTGACCGGCCCCGACCTGCTTCAGTCACTTCCTGGGGTGGTCATGCGGTTCAGGCAGCATCCCTACGCGATCAGCGCGGATATCAAGGGGATGTTCATGCAGATACGCATCAAGGAGTGCGACAGAGACTCGCTGCGCTTCCCCTGGCGCGGCGACCGGCGGGAGGGTACACCAGACGAGTACCGCATGACGTCTGTCATCTTCGGCGAATCATCGTCACCGTGCACGGCACTGTTCATCATGAATAGAAACGCCAGAGACTTCGCCGACACGCACCCCGTGGCCGTCCGAGCAATTGAGAAGAACCACTACATGGACGACTACCTGCAAAGCTTCACGTCGGTGGGGGAGGCTCAGCACGTCACGAAGACAGTCGACGAGATACATCGACAAGCGGGCTTCGAACTACGCGGATGGGCATCGAACGAGCGACGAGTACTACGCCACCTCATGACCGACCCCGGGACAGCTACGATCGACATCGGCGGGAGCAAAATAGAGAAGGCACTCGGCCTCATGTGGCACGTACATGAAGACAATGTCGGCTTTCGTCTTAACACTCATAACACGCCGGCTGAGGTGCTACGAGTGGACCGTCCGCCGTCGAAACCGCCGCCCGCGGCGGCCTACTGGAGAATGCAACGAGCAGACGGCAGCGTGAAAGTCACACTGGCCATGGCGAAGAATAGAGTCGCACCAATCAAGCCTACGTCGATACCGCGGCTGGAACTACAGGCTGCGGTACTCGGAACTCGCATCTCGAACAAAATTCGATCGGAACACGATTATGAAGATATCACGAGAAGAGTGTTCCGGAGCGACTCGCGGACGGTGCTGGCGTGGATACGAGCTGAGCCACGCACATTCAAGACCTTCGTCGCACACATGCTCGCTGTAATCGAAGAATGTACCAAGAAAAGCGAGTGGAGATGGGTACCTACAGCCGAAAATGTCGCCGATGACGCAACTCGAGCCACGCCGCACGACTTCGACCGGCCAGAGTTCCTGCGGCATTCTGAAGAACACTGGCCCACGGAGAACAAGGAACCAGTACCCAAGACCGGCGAGGAAAAGGAGAGCTGCACCGTCGTGTCGCTCGGACACACGTGGAAGAATGCACGAAAGCAGGAGAGCACGACAGCACTGGAGGCAAGCTCAACAGGGGGCAGAGGTGGATGCAGGAGTACCTACCGCTACTCCAACACCGGCGGGAGCCACACAGCACCGGCAGCCAACCGAAGATCGGCGACCTGGTCATCGTGTGCGACTCCAAAAAACAGCGCAACACCTGGCCCCGAGGACCAGTCACAGCTGTCTACCCAGCGAAGGACCACATCGTGCGGATCGTCGACACCACTACG